DNA from Terriglobia bacterium:
TGTTCGACCGCATGGCACCGGTGCTGTGGGTGATTGCGGTGCTCGGGCAGATCACGGTGATTCATCGCATCGCACACACCTATCTGGAGACGCGCCAACGCGACCTGTCCCGGCCGCGTGAGCCCGAACCGATCGAGCAGGAGTGGGCGCCGAAGTAACCTGTCTACCTTTTTCCTTCGCAAATGTTGGGTGGTCTCGGAGCGTGATCGCGCTATGATGAGGCGTTCCATGGCAACCGAGTGGGGCGAGCCAGCGGAGGAACCTGTTTGCCGAGCCAGCCGATCCTTTTAGTCCACGGCGGAGCGTGGGCCATCCCCGACGACATGGTGGAAGCGCATCTGAATGGCGTCCGCAACGCTGCGGAGGCGGGATGGCGCGTGCTGGAATGCGGCGGCTCGGCGCTGGACGCAATCGAGGCCGCCGTCCTCGTCATGGAAGATGACGAAACTTTCGACGCGGGGCGCGGCAGCTTCTTAACCCGCGATGGGCGGGTGCAACTAGACGCGCTGATGATGGACGGACGCACACTGCGCGCCGGCGGCGTCGGATGCGTGGAGCACATTCGTAACCCTATCTGCGCCGCGCGCAAGGTCCTGGAGGAAAGCCCGCATGTGTACCTAGTCGCGCAAGGCGCGGAAGCTTTTGCGCAGGAGCACGGGATCGAGCTGTGCAGCAACGCGGAGCTGATCATCCCACGCGAGATTGAGCGCCTGACGCAGGCGCAGCAAAAAGAAAGCGCCGGCGAAAAACACGAGATCTTCGCTTCGCCAGCGGTCTCCCACGACACAGTAGGTGCGGTCGCGCTCGACCGGAAAGGCAGCATTGCAGCGGCGACCTCGACCGGCGGTACGCTCAATAAAACTCCGGGGCGGGTTGGCGATTCATCCCTCCTCGGCTGCGGCTGTTATGCCGACAACGAAAGCGCTGCCTGCTCGACCACCGGGTGGGGCGAGCCGATGATGAAGCTGGTGCTGGCTAAGTGGGCGGCCGACCAGGTGCTGGCGAGAGGCGATCCGGCACGCGTAGCACGGGACGCGATTCACTACCTGCACCGCCGCTTGCACGGCCACGGCGGCCTGATTCTGCTGGACGCGAAGGGACGCTTCGGCCTGGCGCACAACACCCCACGCATGGCATGGGCGCTGCGCACACCCGAAAAGCAGGATCGCGGGATCAAGATTGAACCCATCCCAGCTGTGCAGCCTCTTCCGTAGTCCCTAATTGGGCCAGGATAACCATGCGCCAAGACGCTTCGGCCGAGGGCTGCGCTTGCCTTCCGAGTACTTTTGTTATACAAGCCTGCTCCATTGCCCGCATTGACATAGGCTGTCTTCATTCCTGGCCAGGATGTGAATCCGGATGGTGCAAGTTCGCGTCCTCGGTCTTTCGGAAACGTCAGCGGGTGAAAGGTGGTAGGACGATGACGCGATTGATGAAGGTGTGGCTGACATGGGTTGCAATCATACTGATCAGCGGCAGCGCCGCCGCGCAGTCCGCCGCAACCGCCGAGTTGGATGTCTCGGTGAAAGATCCTAATGGTCTGGTGGTCCGGAACGCCACCGTCACCGCTTCGAACGCAGCCCGAAACATTCAGCGCACCGCCGTTCAGAATTCGGAAGGCGCATACCAGTTCCTGTCGCTGCCGCCGGGACAGTACAACGTTTCCGTACAGGCGCCCGGATTCGCCAAGACGATGGCCACGAATGTGACCGTCACTGTTGGACAGAGAGCGGAATTGCCCATCGCCCTGCAACTGGCCGCGGTGGAATCGGTGGTTAACGTCACCGGCGAACTGGAGTTGATCGAGACGCAGCGTTCGGCGGTGGCCAGCACGGTGGACCAGCAACGCATCGAAAACCTGCCGATCAATGAGAGGAATTACCTCTCCTTCGCGGAGACCAGTTCCACGGTGACCCGCGACAATGGCCGACCCATAGGGCCTGCTCCCACCTCGGGGCTGAACATCGGGGGTCAGCGTGGCCGGTCCACGCTGGTGCAGGTGGACGGCGCCGATAATACCGACACCTCGGTCAATGCCGCGCGTTCCACGCTGAGCCAGGAAGCAGTGCAGGAATTTCAGGTCATCACAAATTCCTACGCGGCGGAATACGGCCGCGCCTCCGGTGGGGTGGTCAACGTCGTGTCCAAAAGCGGGACCAACGCGTTGCACGGCGATATGTTCGGTTTCCTGCGCCATCGCAGCTTCCAGGCGAAAAATGCGTTCGCACCCATCCCCGATCCGCCCTTCACGCGCACGCAGTACGGCGCCAGCCTCGGCGGGCCGATTAAGAAGGACAAGACCTGGTTCTTCGCTGCCTTCGAGCAGCGCCGCCGCCAGGAGTCGGGCTTCTTCACCTCGGACGTGACGGCGGGACTGCAAGGGTCAGTCAGCATACCGGTTATTCCAGGACTGAACCCGGTGGCGCGGACATTCAATAATCTGACCACCGACCAAGTAAGTTACGTCAACGCGCTTTTGGCCACAGGGACGCCGAATGGGATTTGTGGAGCCCGCGGCTATGCCTTCCTGGCCGCCAGCGGAGGCGCAACTGCTCTCAACGGTACCAATCCTCTGAGTAGCCCGAACGATGGCAGCGGGTGCCCGGCCATCAGCCCCATTCTTCCGGGCGTGGTCGGCTCTCGGTTTTTGCTTTCCGGAGCTCCTGTACCTTTGACGACCACGGATGCGCAGGGAAATCCTATCGCTTTCCGCGCGCTCACGCAGTTGCAGAAAATCTTCCCTGTGTCGGAGGGAACGACCTTCTCTTCGGTGCGCTTGGACCATCAGATCAACAACAACCACCAGTTGGTCGCGCGCGCCGGGTTCAATCCCAGCCGCATCACGGGCATCCAGGTGGAATCGCAGAATCAG
Protein-coding regions in this window:
- a CDS encoding isoaspartyl peptidase/L-asparaginase; the protein is MPSQPILLVHGGAWAIPDDMVEAHLNGVRNAAEAGWRVLECGGSALDAIEAAVLVMEDDETFDAGRGSFLTRDGRVQLDALMMDGRTLRAGGVGCVEHIRNPICAARKVLEESPHVYLVAQGAEAFAQEHGIELCSNAELIIPREIERLTQAQQKESAGEKHEIFASPAVSHDTVGAVALDRKGSIAAATSTGGTLNKTPGRVGDSSLLGCGCYADNESAACSTTGWGEPMMKLVLAKWAADQVLARGDPARVARDAIHYLHRRLHGHGGLILLDAKGRFGLAHNTPRMAWALRTPEKQDRGIKIEPIPAVQPLP